In Leptotrichia sp. oral taxon 221, the DNA window GCTATCTCCTAGTTCGATTGGCTTTTCACCCCTAGACCTATCTCATCTCCCAACTTTTCAACGGCGGTGAGTTCGGTCCTCCACTAAGTCTTACCTTAGCTTCAACCTGGACAGGCCTAGATCACTAGGTTTCGCGTCTATGACATACGACTTGTCGCCCTATTAAGACTCGGTTTCCCTTCGGCTCCATTCTTTTTAACCTTGCCATATATCATAACTCGCAGGATGATTAACCAAAATCCACGCAGTCACTCTTGCGAGCTCCTACCGTTTGTAAGCACACGGTTTCAAATTCTATTTCACTCCCTTACTCAGGGTTCTTTTCACCTTTCCCTCACGGTACTCTTCTCTATCGGTCAACAAAAGTATTTAGCCTTACGTGATATGGTCCACGCTGATTCACACCAAATTCCTCGTGCTTGATGCTACTCGGGTGCTTTAAGTTTCACTAATAGTTTTACGTTCTACAGGACTATCACCTTCTTTGGTCCAGCTTCCCAGCTGTGTTCCACTTACTCTACTAGTAAAATGACTTTATGGCTATTAGTCTATTAAAGTCCCTCTACCCCATATACACAACGTCGCCAACTTACATGTATATGGTTTAGGCTGTTCTCCGTTCGCTCGCCGCTACTTAGAGAATCGTTTTTACTTTCTTTTCCTCCCGTTACTTAGATGTTTCAGTTCACGGACTTACCTCTTTCGCATATGTGATCTACACATATAGGTTTTCCCATTCGGACATCTTGGCATCAAAGGTTATGTGCACCTCCGCCAAGCTTTTCGCAGCTTATCACGTCCTTCATCGGCTTTTGTTGCCTAGGCATCCTCCGTGTGCCCTTAATAGCTTTTTATTCTAACTCTAACAGTTTTCCTGTTTTCATTGTAATCTTTTTACCTACTATTCATTTCCCATTGTCCTTATACTAGAAGAAACATAATCCAAACAGATTTAGTATTTATATACTCCTTAGAAAGGAGGTGATCCATCCGCACCTTCCGGTACGGATACCTTGTTACGACTTCACCCCAATCACTATCCACACCTTAGGTACCTTCCTCCTTACGGTTGAACCAGTAACTTCAGGTGCAAACAACTCTCGTGGTGTGACGGGCGGTGTGTACAAGACCCGAGAACGTATTCACCGCAACATTGCTGATTTGCGATTACTAGCGATTCCAACTTCATGAAGTCGAGTTGCAGACTTCAATCCGAACTTAGATTGGCTTTTTAGTTTTGCTCCACGTCACCGTTTTGCTCCTCTTTGTACCAACCATTGTAGCACGTGTGTAGCCCAGATCATAAGGGGCATGATGACTTGACGTCATCCCCACCTTCCTCCTGCTCTTCGCAGGCAGTCTAGTTAGAGTCCCCAACTTAATGATGGTAACTAACTATAGGGGTTGCGCTCGTTGCGGGACTTAACCCAACATCTCACGACACGAGCTGTCGACAGCCATGCACCACCTGTCTCTACGTTCCCGAAGGCACGGCCTGTTCTCACAGGCCTATGTAGGATGTCAAGATCTGGTAAGGTTCCTCGCGTTGCGTCGAATTAAACCACATGCTCCACCGCTTGTGCGGGTCCCCGTCAATTCCTTTGAGTTTCAACCTTGCGGTCGTACTCCCCAGGCGGATTACTTATCGCATTAGCTTCGGCACAGACACTCTTCATGCCCACACCCAGTAATCATCGTTTACAGCTAGGACTACCAGGGTATCTAATCCTGTTTGCTCCCCTAGCTTTCGCACTTCAGCGTCAGTTGCTGTCCAGTGGACTATCTTCATCATCGGCATTCCTACACATATCTACGAATTTCACCTCTACTCGTGTAGTTCCGTCCACCTCTCCAGCACTCTAGATATACAGTTTCAAAGGCAAGCTTTGAGTTGAGCCCTAAGTTTTCACCCCTGACTTGTATATCCGCCTAGATGCCCTTTATGCCCAATAATTCCGGATAACGCTTGCGACATACGTATTACCGCGGCTGCTGGCACGTATTTAGCCGTCGCTTCTTCTGCAGGTACCGTCACTTTCTTCTTCCCTGCTGAAAGCACTTTACAATCCGAAAACCGTCTTCGTGCACACAGAATTGCTGGATCAGAGTCTCCTCCATTGTCCAATATTCCCCACTGCTGCCTCCCGTAAGAGTAAGGGCCGTATCTCAGTCCCCTTGTGGCCGTTCATCCTCTCAGACCGGCTACCTATCTTCGTCTTGGTGAGCCGTTACCTCACCAACTAACTAATAGGACGCAAAGCTCTCTCTTAGCATCTCTTTTCATTAAAGCTTCATGCGAAGCTTTAATAATATCTAGTTTTATCAGTCGTTTCCATCTGTTATCCCAGACTAAGAGGCAAGTTCTTTACGCGTTACTCACCCGTCCGCCATGGTTATCACGGTGCAAGCACCGTTTCCCCATTGACTTGCATGTGTTAAGCATTCTGTCAGCGTTCATCCTGAGCCAGGATCAAACTCTTCATTCAATATTTATTTTCACCTTTTAAAGTCTTATTGACAGGAACTTTTTTATTATTAAAAGTCCTTATTTATTACATCTTTCATGGTATATGCTTCTTCTATTTATTTGTTTATTGTACAAGATACATTTTTGTATCGACAAGAGGTATTATATCAAAAACAAAAATATTTGTCAACTACTTTTTTTAATTTTTTTTGAAAACTTTACTACTTTTTAAAAATTAAAGAACTGTCTCAAAATTTTAATTATTTTTAAGACAGTTCTTTCAAAAATTATATTTTACTATTCTATTATTCTTCTATTGAATAATCCATTGCCGCCATACGTTTATAATAATTCCAGTTATCCTTAGCATTTTTCAAATTTGTTTCCAGCAATTCTTTTGCCTTTTCAGGAAATTCTGCAGCCAAAGTTGCATATCTTCTTTCTCCTAGTAAAAATTCTTCATATTTTTCCCAAGCTGGATTTCTTGTATCCAATTGCAATGGATTTTTACCTTTTTCGGCTAATCTTGGATCAAATCTAAAAATTGGCCAATATCCTACTTCTGTTGCTAATTTTTCTTCTGTTTGGAATTTACCCATACCTGCTTTTATACCGTGTTCAATACAAGGTGAATAAGCTATTATTATTGATGGTCCTGGATATGCTTCCGCTTCTTTTATTGCTTTTAGTGTTTGGTTTTGGTTTGCTCCCATTGACACTTTGGCAACATAGATATTTCCGTAAGTCATTAATATTGCGGCTAAATCTTTTTTCTTGGCTGGTTTTCCTGAGGCTGCAAATTTTGCAACTGCTCCAGTTCTTGAAGATTTTGATGATTGACCTCCTGTATTTGAGTAAACTTCTGTATCAAGTACAAGTATGTTTACGTCATCTCCAGAGGCTAGAACATGATCAAGTCCACCAAACCCTATGTCGTAGGCCCATCCGTCTCCACCAAACATCCAGATAGATTTTTTGATTAAGTATTGTTTTAATTCTAATATTTCAGAAATATTATTTTTTACTTTTTCATTTGTATTTTTAGAGTTTTCCTTTTCTAACGCTGCTACTAATTCATCACGTATTTCTGTAGTTTTATCTCCATCATCAAAATTTTCTGAAAATTTATTAAATAATTCAAAAAGTTCTGAAGAAACATCTTCTTTTATTTCTTCCATTCTTTTTAAAATTCTGTGGCGAATTGTATTTACAGCTTGGAACATTCCATATCCATATTCGGCATTGTCTTCGAATAATGAAGATGCCCATGCAGGTCCGCAACCACTTTCAGCCGTTGTATATGGTGATGATGGTGTTGAGGCTCCATAAATTGATGAACATCCTGTTGCATTTGCTATGATCATTCTTTCTCCGAATAATTGTGTTACTAACTTAATGTATGGTGTTTCTCCACAACCTGCGCATGCTCCAGAAAATTCAAATAATGGTTTTGCAAATTGTGAACCTTTTACTGTTCCTTTATTCATCAATTTATCTTTGTATAAAACATTATCGAATAAGTAATCTGTATATTCTATTTCGTGATTATCAATTTGTGATTCTATTGATTTCATAACAATTGCTTTTCCTTTTGGAGCTGGACAAACATCGACACACGCACTACATCCTGTACAATCTAAAGGTGATACTTGAATTTTATATTGTAATCCTTCGAATGCTTTTCCACCTAATGCTTTTACTGTTGGCATTCCTTCTGGTGCTTTTGCCATCTCTTCTTCATCTAATAAAAATGGTCGTATTACAGCGTGCGGACAAACATAGGCACATTGATTACATTGTATACACATGTCTGGTTGCCATTCTGGTACTTCTGACGCTACTCCTCTTTTTTCGTAATTTGCAGTTCCTGGTTGGAAAGTTCCGTCTACCATTCCTGTTTCTATGATTGATGAAACTGGTAATTCGTTACCTTTCATATGGTTAATCGGGTCTACAATTTTTTTGATAAATTCAGGTTTTGCTGCTTCGATAATTTGTTCGTTTACTTCAAGGTCTGCCCATTCTGGTAATACTTCCACTTGTTCTAAACCATCAATTCCTCTGTCAATAGCATTCCAGTTCTTTTGAACTACGTCTTTTCCTTTTCTTCCGTAACTTTTTTCTGCATATTCTTTCATATACTCTTTTGCTTCTTCGTGCGGAATTACTTCTGAAAGATAGAAAAAGGCTGATTGCATAATTGTATTTGTTCTATTTCCTAATCCAATTTCTTTAGCTAATTTTGTAGCATTTATAATGAAAAATTTAATTTTTTTTCTAGCTAACTCTCGTTTAATTTCATTTGGTATGCTTGGAATTAATCTTTCTTTATCCCAAATTGTGTTTAATAGGAATGTTCCTCCTTCTTTTAACCCAGAAATCATATCGTATTTTCCAAGGTATGCAGGTGCTGAACAAGCTACAAAACCTGGTCTTGTAACTAAGTAAGTTGAGTGAATTGGATCTTTACTGAATCTCAAATGTGATCTTGTCACTCCTCCTGCTTTTTTAGAATCGTACGCAAAATAACCTTGTGCATACAAGTCTGTTTTATCTCCAATAATTTTTATCGAATTTTTATTAGCTCCAACAGTTCCATCTGAACCAAGTCCATAAAATAAGCACTCTTTCACATCTTCATTTCCTGTGAAAACTTCTTCTTCAAGTGCAAGTGATGTAAATGTAACGTCATCAACAATTCCTATTGTAAAATTATTTTTAGGCTCTTTTTGTGCAATATTTTTGAATACTGCTACAATTTGTTCAGGTGTTGTATCTTTTGATGACAATCCGTATCTTCCACCTACAATTTCAGGCGCATTTTCTTTTCCGTAATAAAGTGCTTTTACGTCCATGTATAATGGTTCTCCTAATGCTCCTGGCTCTTTTGTTCTGTCAAGTACGACAATTTTTTTCACGCTTTTTGGCATTGCATCGAAGAAATATTTGCTTGAAAAAGGTCTGTATAAGTGAACGTTTAACACTCCTACATTTTCTCCTTTTTTATTTAAATAATCTACAACTTCTTTAATTGTTTCGTTTACAGATCCCATTGCAACAATAACTCTTTCGGCGTTTTCTGCTCCGTAATAAACAAACGGTGCATAATATCTTCCTGTTTTTTCGCTAATTTTTTTCATGTAGTCGTTTATAATATCAGGTACAGCTTCATAAAATTTATTTTGAGCTTCTCTTGCTTGGAAATAAATATCATCATTTTGTGCTGTTCCTCTAGTTACTGGTTTTTCTGGATTTAATGCTCTTTCTCTAAATTCTCTAACTGCTTTTTTATCAAGTAAGCTTTCAAGAAAATCGTAATCCATAACTTCCACTTTATTTATTTCGTGTGATGTTCTGAAACCATCAAAAAAGTGCATAACAGGGACTCTTGATTTAATTGCTGCTAAATGTGCGATTCCTGCTAAGTCCATTACTTCTTGAACCGAGCTTGTTGCAAGCATTGTCCAACCTGTCATTCTTGCTGAATAAATATCTTGATGATCTCCAAATATTGATAATGCCTGTGTTGAAATAGCTCTTGCTGCTACATGCATTACTCCTGGTAGCAATTCTCCTGCTATTTTGTACATATTAGGTATTTTCAATAGTAATCCTTGAGATGCAGTAAATGTCGTAGTTAAAGCTCCAGCTTGTAAAGAACCGTGTACAATTCCTGCTGCTCCGGCTTCTGACTGCATTTCTACAACTTTCACTTGTGTTCCGAATAAGTTTTCCTTCCCGTATGATGCCCATTGGTCTACATGCTCTGACATAGTTGATGACGGAGTGATTGGATAAATTCCAGCAACTTCCGTAAATGCATAAGCTATGTGAGCTGCAGCTTGGTTACCATCCATTGTTTTCATATTTTTTGTCATTTTTCCCTCCAAAATTAAGAAATTTTATAACTATTTTACTTTAATAGTAACGCCGTTTTGAAATCAAACTTAAAAGCTATGACTATTTATTCAAATTTCTATTTTTCATTTGATTAATTTTTTAGAAATTTGAATTTGTTATAAAATTACAATTACATATACAATTATATATTTTCTAGTTCAAATTTGCAATTATTTTTTTATTAAATCCCTTTTTTAACAGATTTATGTTCAACAATATTTTTAATAATCAAAATTATTATCGAAATAAGTACTAAAAGTGAAGATACTGCAAAAGCTGCTGTTATTGACTCTGATGAACCTGATAAATAAAGTGCATCTATTTCTAGTGGCAATGTGAAAGTTCCTCCTCTTGCTTTTGAAAGTGCATTTACTGCACCAAATTCTCCTAATGCTCTTGCTGTACAAAGAATTATTCCATAAAGTAATCCCCATTTTATATGTGGTAATGTTATTTTTCTAAAAATTGTGAATCCATCTGCTCCCATTAGTGCCGCTGCCTCTTCCTCATCTTTTCCTTGCGCATTCAAGATTGGAACTATTTCCCTTGAAATAAATGGAAACGTTACAAAAACAGTTGCTAAAATTACTCCTGGAATTGCGAACACTATTTTTATATCTAATACAAAAAATTTATTCAATGCCGTAATATACGGTGCTGCCCAACCCATTCTTCCAAAGGTCATAATGAAAGCAAGACCTGCAACTACTGGTGAAATTGAAAAGGGAATGTCTATTAGTGTAGCTAAAATATGTTTCCCACGAAAAGAAAATTTTGTGAGAAGCCATGCTGCCGTTATTCCGAAAAAAGTATTTATAATTAGTGCTGAAATTGTTGCAATTATCGTTACTTTCAGGGCTGATAAAACATATTTGTCAGTTAGGCTTTTTATGTAAAATGCCCAGCCTTTTTGAAGTGAATTTATGATAATTGCTATTAGTGGCAATACTAGCATAATTCCAACAAATAGTAAACTTATTGTTATTAATACATATTTTATCGTGTTATTTTTTTTATCCATTGCTTTCCCCTTCCCTAAATATTGTTTGTTCGCTTAAATTGGTTCATTTGAACTAAGTTTATTAAAAATAAAAGTATGAATGAAAATATTAGCATTACTAAAGCTATAACAGTTGCTGAAGGATAGTCAACATAATTTA includes these proteins:
- a CDS encoding sulfate ABC transporter permease, encoding MDKKNNTIKYVLITISLLFVGIMLVLPLIAIIINSLQKGWAFYIKSLTDKYVLSALKVTIIATISALIINTFFGITAAWLLTKFSFRGKHILATLIDIPFSISPVVAGLAFIMTFGRMGWAAPYITALNKFFVLDIKIVFAIPGVILATVFVTFPFISREIVPILNAQGKDEEEAAALMGADGFTIFRKITLPHIKWGLLYGIILCTARALGEFGAVNALSKARGGTFTLPLEIDALYLSGSSESITAAFAVSSLLVLISIIILIIKNIVEHKSVKKGI
- the nifJ gene encoding pyruvate:ferredoxin (flavodoxin) oxidoreductase yields the protein MTKNMKTMDGNQAAAHIAYAFTEVAGIYPITPSSTMSEHVDQWASYGKENLFGTQVKVVEMQSEAGAAGIVHGSLQAGALTTTFTASQGLLLKIPNMYKIAGELLPGVMHVAARAISTQALSIFGDHQDIYSARMTGWTMLATSSVQEVMDLAGIAHLAAIKSRVPVMHFFDGFRTSHEINKVEVMDYDFLESLLDKKAVREFRERALNPEKPVTRGTAQNDDIYFQAREAQNKFYEAVPDIINDYMKKISEKTGRYYAPFVYYGAENAERVIVAMGSVNETIKEVVDYLNKKGENVGVLNVHLYRPFSSKYFFDAMPKSVKKIVVLDRTKEPGALGEPLYMDVKALYYGKENAPEIVGGRYGLSSKDTTPEQIVAVFKNIAQKEPKNNFTIGIVDDVTFTSLALEEEVFTGNEDVKECLFYGLGSDGTVGANKNSIKIIGDKTDLYAQGYFAYDSKKAGGVTRSHLRFSKDPIHSTYLVTRPGFVACSAPAYLGKYDMISGLKEGGTFLLNTIWDKERLIPSIPNEIKRELARKKIKFFIINATKLAKEIGLGNRTNTIMQSAFFYLSEVIPHEEAKEYMKEYAEKSYGRKGKDVVQKNWNAIDRGIDGLEQVEVLPEWADLEVNEQIIEAAKPEFIKKIVDPINHMKGNELPVSSIIETGMVDGTFQPGTANYEKRGVASEVPEWQPDMCIQCNQCAYVCPHAVIRPFLLDEEEMAKAPEGMPTVKALGGKAFEGLQYKIQVSPLDCTGCSACVDVCPAPKGKAIVMKSIESQIDNHEIEYTDYLFDNVLYKDKLMNKGTVKGSQFAKPLFEFSGACAGCGETPYIKLVTQLFGERMIIANATGCSSIYGASTPSSPYTTAESGCGPAWASSLFEDNAEYGYGMFQAVNTIRHRILKRMEEIKEDVSSELFELFNKFSENFDDGDKTTEIRDELVAALEKENSKNTNEKVKNNISEILELKQYLIKKSIWMFGGDGWAYDIGFGGLDHVLASGDDVNILVLDTEVYSNTGGQSSKSSRTGAVAKFAASGKPAKKKDLAAILMTYGNIYVAKVSMGANQNQTLKAIKEAEAYPGPSIIIAYSPCIEHGIKAGMGKFQTEEKLATEVGYWPIFRFDPRLAEKGKNPLQLDTRNPAWEKYEEFLLGERRYATLAAEFPEKAKELLETNLKNAKDNWNYYKRMAAMDYSIEE